The Tripterygium wilfordii isolate XIE 37 chromosome 23, ASM1340144v1, whole genome shotgun sequence genomic sequence TGTGGTAGACAAGGAATTTGACTTTTCCAATATAATTAGCTTAACTATTATTTCCTTGTACAAGTCAATAACCACAACCTTTACCCTTGAGAACAAGGGTAGTCTTGAAGGGGGAAGGAATGATGAAAATCACATCATGCAAGATGTAGAATCCCTATGGAGAATCAAGTTTCCCAATCAAAGAGTTCATGCCGCCGTGAATTAAAGAGTTCATGTCGCCGTGAATTAAGGGCTAAAAAGTCGAGCTAATTATTAGTTTAGAATtagttttaaataataatagtCTTCTAGGCTACGTTAGGCCTTTGTAGTTAGAATTATATTCCTAGATTGTATTTTATTAGGACTAGAAGATAGTACTGTATTAGGACTAATAGTCTTTAGCTATAAAGAGCCAATTGATTTATGGTATTGGtatcaaaaagaaattaaacaaaaaacaagactTGTTCTAAAAACTGAGTTTTCTCTCAACTCAATCttgttcttaattctattaAGATCAAGGTTCTCATCAGTCTCGATCGACTCTACTTTATTGCAGTTCATCGAGTCTACATTTGTGCTCTTGAAGTTTATATTCACTTCTTTGCGAAACCTAATGTAGCCAAATAAAAGCATATACAAACAACAAAACTGAATCATAAAGTCTTACTCTATACATCAATATtcacgaccttttcatgtttttatttatttatttgcatatgAAAACATTGAAATCGCTCATCTTCGTTCACGTTTTCAACTTTTAGAAACAATACACCTAGGAATGATGCACCGGAACCCTCTAGGCAGACGAGGGCTTGGGGCCTCCACGCCACAGGTTGACGGCCACGCCTCTGCTCTCCTCCCTGTCCTCCTGACCGCCTTTACGACGTCCTTGCGGTTCATGTACCCCAACACTGTGATCTTGTTCAATATGGTGTCTATTTCCACACCCTTAACCCCTATTGTATCAACACAACTGAATCAAAATCTTCAACTGCATATTGGCAATGTCATATTGTGTTATGCAAATTGTGGGGGTTATATACATAATACCTTTAATCTTGCACAATGTTTTGCGTACGATTTTCGCGCAGGCATTGCACTTGCAGTGCATATTTACCTTCAATTCAACAACCTGGAATTCGAAATGAAAATTGAACCGATTAACAGAgtgaaaacatgaaaactaaTTAGTATAACCAATTTCAAAAGAATGAATACAGTATGCCGACCTCCATTGATCTTTGTTGCTGGGTTGGTCAGCTGATCAAGGCCAATTCAATATCAGTGTCTAGAAATATAGAGTTAGTGATAAGGAGGGGCTATAAGGAGGTGAGTGCAATGATTGTTGAAGTAGTTCATTATGGCAAATTAGCATGAGTGTGGCCATTCACCACCA encodes the following:
- the LOC119993832 gene encoding heavy metal-associated isoprenylated plant protein 45-like, translated to MEVVELKVNMHCKCNACAKIVRKTLCKIKGVKGVEIDTILNKITVLGYMNRKDVVKAVRRTGRRAEAWPSTCGVEAPSPRLPRGFRCIIPRCIVSKS